Sequence from the Exiguobacterium aurantiacum genome:
ATCTCCACTCTATCGGGAGGCGGACGTCCGTCTTTGCACGCCGAACGTCGAACGTGATTTCCGCATTGCGAGCATCGCTTCACGGATGACGCAACTGACGATTATCGACACGCTCTATATGGGGCTATTGCATCGCAAAGGCGAAAGCTTGATCGACCGCTATGCCGAGGCGCGTGATGAGATGGTGAAATTGCGCCGATGATCCATGTTTATGACACGACTTGGCGCGAAAAGGTGGAGGCGTTCTTGTTGCAACAACGGTCGTTCGCGGCGTTGAACGGACAGACGCCCGAAACGTTCCGTGACGAAAACGTGTCCGATTTTGAGACGGAGGAGACCGTCAGCCTCGTGTTTGAAGAGAGGGACGTCATCGCGGTCGCCGATTTGTTGAAGAAGCACCCGGTCGACGGCTCGCTCTGGCTCGGCCTGTTCGTCGGCGATGAGCGGTTGCACGGTACCGGGGTCGCACAGAGGCTATATGAGCAACTCGAACACGCGTATATGCGTCCGTTCCAGCCAGTGTTCCGACTCGGGGTCTTACCTCACAATGAGCGGGCACGCCGGTTTTGGGAGCGGCAAGGCTATGTGTATGAAAAAGATTCCGTCACGGCACGGGGCGATCACGTTCACGTGCTGAAAAAAGTCATCGTCTAAAGCGCTCGGTCCATACTTGGGTCGGGCTTTTTCTATAGATGTATACACGTATACGCCTGGCTTGCTTTGAAATTTTATTTCCTTATTTTTTTAAATAAGTTTGATTTTTAATTTCAATTCAGTACAATGAAATCAGAGAGAAGAAAGGATGGTGGCGATGTTAGACAAACTGGCTACTGAAAGACGGAATGAACGAACGATGCACTTGGACGAGATGGCGGTCGAGGAGTTCCTCGCAGTGATGAACGAGGAAGATCAATCGGTCCCACACGTCATTCAAGAACAACTGTCGGTCATTGCCGACGTAACGAAGCGTGCCATCGCATCCTTCGAAAAAGGCGGGCGTTTGATTTATATCGGCGCAGGGACGAGCGGACGGCTCGGCATCCTAGACGCGGCGGAATGTGTGCCGACGTTCGGTGTATCATCGGATCTGGTCGTCGGACTCATCGCCGGAGGCGAGCGCGCGCTCATCAAAGCTGTCGAGGGAGCAGAAGATAGCAAAGATTTGGCAGTCAACGATTTGAAAGCGCTTCACTTGAATGCGAAGGATACGGTCGTCGGGATTGCTGCGAGCGGCCGTACGCCGTACGTCATCGGCGGACTCGATTACGCCCGCGAGGTCGGCGCGACGACAGCCGCGCTATCTTGTAACAAAGGTTCAAAAATCAGCGAACACGCCGAGTTCAAAATCGAAGTCGAGACGGGACCGGAAGTGTTGACCGGATCGACCCGTTTAAAAGCAGGGACGGCGCAAAAACTCGTCCTCAACATGATTTCGACGGCGTCGATGATTGGGGTAGGGAAAGTGTATCAAAACTTGATGGTCGACGTGCAGCCGACGAACGAAAAGTTGGAAGTGCGGGCCAAACGGATGATTGCGGAAGCGACAGGGGTCGACGAACAGACGGCCGCGCGTTATTTCGATTCATCCGGTGGTCACGTCAAGACGGCGATCGTCATGATTTTAGCCGATGTCCCGCATGCGGAGGCAGTCGAGCGATTAGAGCGTGCGAACGGATTCGTCCGTGACGCACTATAAGGGGGATTCGAGATGAAGAAAGAAGAGGTTCTTGCACATGCGATATTAGAGCATGTCGGGGGAAAAGATAACATTCGTCAACTCGCGCACTGTATGACACGTGTGCGTTTAGCGCTCAAGGATCCGACGAAAGCGGATCTCGCCGCCTTGAAACAAATCGATGGGGTCATGGGCGTCATCGATGACGAGACGTTACAAATCGTCGTTGGCCCGGGGACGGTCAACCGCGTGGCGGACCATCTCAGCCGTGAGACGGGGCTCGCCATCGGAGAAGAGTCGGTCGATGCGAACTTGACGCCGGACGAACGGGCGGCCATCGAACGTCAAAAAGTGAAAGACAAACAGAAGTCGCCGTTCAAGCGCTTCTTGCGTCGCTTAGGGAACATCTTCATCCCGCTCATTCCAGGTCTTGTCGCTTCAGGAATCATTAACGGGGGAGCCAACTTCGCGAAGAACGCCGGGGTCGACCCGACCGAAACGTGGATGCAAATCCTCTTATTGCTCGGTAGCACCGTCTTTGCGTATCTCGCCATCCTCGTCGGTTGGAACACGGCGAAAGAGTTCGGCGGAACGCCGGTACTCGGTGCCATCGCCGGGGGGATTCTCTTCAACCCGATGCTCGCCGACATCACCATTTATGGAGAACCGCTCGTCGTCGGACGGGGTGGATTGTTCGGGGTCATCTTTGCCGCTTGGCTCATGACGTACATCGAGAAACACGTCCGTCGCTTCATGCCGACAGCAATCGATATCATCTTTACACCGCTTCTCACGGTCCTCGTCGTCGGCTTCACGGCGCTCTATGCGATTATGCCGGTCGCAGGCGTGTTGTCGGACGGGATCATGCAAGGGCTGAACGCCGTGCTTGAAATCGGTGGTCCGGTCGCTGGGGCCGTACTCGCTGGCTTCTTCTTGCCGCTCGTCATGGTCGGGTTGCACCACGGACTCACACCGATTCACTTGGAGCTGTTGAACACGGTCGGTAACACGGCGCTCTTGCCAATCTTGGCGATGGCTGGGGCCGGGCAAGTCGGGGCCGCAATCGCGATTTTCGTGAAGACGCGCAACCAACGCCTGCGTAACATCATTAAAGGGGCGATCCCGGTCGGATTCCTCGGTATCGGTGAACCGCTCCTTTACGGGGTCACGCTCCCGCTCGGTCGTCCGTTCTTGACGGCTTGTATGGGAGCCGCGGTCGGCGGTGCGTTCCAAGCATCGATGCAGACGGCGGCGCTCGGGATTGGGGTCTCGGGTCTCTCGCTCACACCGCTCATCGACAACGGGATGTATTTGACGTATATTGCAGGTCTCGTCATTTCGTATACGGCGGGCTTCATCTTCACGTATTTCTTCGGCTTCAAAGAAGAAATGGCGGATGGGATTTAACAACCGAGGCGGCTCTTTGGAGTCGCCTTTTCATTTGATGAGGAGGGTTTTTGATGAAGGGACTATCTGTTTATTTGAGTGAACCGCTCACACCACAGTTCAAGGCATGGGTCGGACGTATGCGGGAGATCGGCTTCACGTCGATGTTTACATCGCTCCATATCCCGGAGGACGACGCGTCGGTGTACACGGATCGGCTCCGTGACCTTGGGACGTTCGCACGAGAACTCGATATGGAGCTGTTCGCGGATATCGCACCGACGTCGCTCGCCGCACTAGGCAAGACGTGGGACGGTGCCCATACGCTCACCGAGTGGGGCGTGACCGGGCTGCGCGTCGATTACGGGGTGACCCCGAAACAAGTGGCCGACTTGTCGGCGCGGATGACGGTCGCCTTGAACGCGAGCACGCTGTCTGAAGTGGAACTCATGGAGATGAAGGGGTGCGGCCTCGTGACGGACAACGTCGAGGCGTGGCACAACTTCTATCCGCGTCCGGAGACGGGGCTTGATCGAGACTGGTTCGACGACAAGAACGATTGGTTGAAGCGGCAAGGATTGAGCGTCCAAGCGTTCATCCCTGGGGACGGGACGCTCCGCGGACCGTTGTTCGAACGGTTGCCGACGCTCGAGGAACATCGGACGCTGTCGACGTTCGCTTGTTACTTGGACCTCCCCGATTCGGTCGACCGCATTTTAATCGGCGATCCGGGACTTGCCGACGAGACAATCGAACAGTTCGCCTCACACGCGGACGGGATGCTCGTCCTCCGGGCCGAAGCGGAGACGACGATCGAGGCCGCCTTCTATCGCGTCCAAACGAACCGGATGGATCCGGCCCGTGACGTCATCCGCTCGGTCGAGTCTCGGGCTTACGGCCGTCCGGGCGACCGCTTGCTCGAACCGATGGCAGCAAGACCGCGTCCGCTCGGGACGATCACGGTCGATAATGCGAACTACGGGCGCTATGCCGGCGAATTGCAAATCACAAAACACGATTTAGTGGCGGACGAACGGGTCAACGTTCTCGGTCGGGTCATTGAGGCAGACCGGCCGCTCATCCGGGCGATTGGACCGGGCACGAAGTTTCGGATCGAGTGGTGCTGACGTTCCGGATTGCCACATTCCCTCGTCTTTGTGTACAGTAGAGAGGGAGGGAATGCCATGAAAGAAATCAATTTTAATATCGTCGCTGACGATTCGACCGATGGCCATGGTGGTTTTGGGGTCGGTTCGCTCAGTTTGAACAATATGTCTCCCGTCATCATCGATGTCGAGGCGGGGACCGCGGTCATCGATATGGGGGCCATGCATGCCAAATCGGCGATTGAGAAACGCATCAAGTTTTTGACGGATCCGGAAGCGGTGCCGAACGGCAAACCGTATTGGATCGTCTGGGTCACGGTCGGACGAAAGCCCGAAGGATTCTATTACGGTGGTATCGCGGCGTGTGATATGTCGATCGACCTCGAGGCGCGGCGCGGCTATAAATTGTTGCCGTACCACGTCAACCAGATGGACAAATCGCTCAAAGGCCGCATCCTGATTGATATGATGGATGCACCGTCACGCGACGTGCTCGCTGCCTTTTTGAAAGAACATCGTCCTGAGATTTGGGAACAATCGACCGAACTTCAAACCGAACTTGTGCGTCTCAAAGCCGAGTGAAAAGATTGGACCGTTTCGGTCTCCAATCTTTTTTGTTTTCATTCGGGACAATTTGGGAACATGAACTTGTTATGTTGTTGTGATTTCACCGTAATTGTATGAATATTCAGCATTATGATATACTAAACGCACTGTGCAAAAAAGAAAGGGTGACACGATGAGTGAAACGAAGAAAATTTTAATTGGCCTCGCCTTAGGGGTCATTGTCGGGCTAGGGCTTGCCGGCTTGTCCGGTAACGTATATGACATCGTCAATACGTATATCCTTTCCCCAGTTGGTACCGTGTTTTTGAACTTGATTAAAATGTTAGTCGTCCCGATCGTCTTCTTCTCGATCATTCTCGGCGTCATGGGTCTTGGGGACCCGAAAGAGCTCGGGCGGGTCGGATCGAAGGCGCTCCTCTTCTTCTTGACGACGACGGCGCTCGCCATCATCTTGGCGATGGGTGTCGCTTCGGTCATCAAACCGGGAGAGCGTGGCGATTTCCCGACGACTGGATTGGAATTTGAATCAACATCGACGGAGGAATCGTCTAATATCGTGCAGACATTCGTCAACATGATTCCGACGAACCCGATTCAAGCGCTCGCCGAAGGTAACATGCTTCAAATCATCGTCTTTGCGGCTCTCATCGGATTTGCGATGATTGCTCTCGGCGAACGGGCCAAGACGTGGCGCCGTTTCGTCAAACAAGGCGATCGCATCATGATGCACTTGATTCACTTAGTTATGAAGCTCGCCCCATACGGTGCGTTCGCGTTGATTGCCTCGGCAATTGGCGGAATCGGACTCGATGCTGTCAAAGCGATGGCGTGGTATATGTTCGCCGTCGTCTTGACGCTGTTTTTACATTCAGTACTCGTCTACGGTGGGGCACTCGTCTTGCTCGGGAAGATGAGTCCGGTCTTCTTCTTTAAAAATTTCTACGAAGCGATCACACTCGCGTTTTCGACATCGTCTTCGAACGCGACGCTTCCTGTATCGATGGAGCTCGCCCAGACGAAACTCGGCGTGCCGCGTTCCATCTCCTCATTTGTCCAACCGCTCGGCGCGACGGTGAACATGGACGGGACGGCGATTATGCAAGGTGTCGCGACGATTTTCATCGCGCAAGTATTTGCGGCTGATTTGACGATGACCGAACTCGTGACGGTCGTCATCACGGCGGTGCTCGCCTCGATCGGGACGGCGGGTGTACCAGGTGTCGGGCTCATTATGCTCGCGCTCGTCTTGCAGTCGGTCAACTTACCGGTCGAAGGGATCGCCCTGATCATCGGTGTCGACCGTATCCTCGACATGCTCCGGACGTCGGTCAACATTACCGGCGACGCGACATGCGCGGTCGTTGTCTCGAAACTTGAAGAGAAACACCTTCCACCTGTCGACGAAGACGCGTGGGATGAAGTCGAAGCAAAATAAACAGAAGGCTGACCCGTCGTTGACGGGCCAGCCTTTTCAAATGAAGTGAGGTTTTTATATGGAATGGGCAGCTTTGCCGATCCCGTTGTTTGTTGTCATCAGTATCTTGTTGAATATGCTCATCGCCGTCGCTGGGGTGCTCCCGAGCGCATTTTTGACGGCGCTGAACGTGCAACTGCTAGGGTTCGGACCTGGTGTCGCCGTCTCCATCATCGGCGAGGCGGCCGGGGCAGTGCTTAGCTTCATTCTTTATCGCAAGGCGCTCCATCGCTATACGTCACCGGACGGGAAACGATTGCGACGCCTTCGTGAGGCCGAAGGGGTCGAGGCCTGGTTCCTCGTGCTCAGTCTTCGGCTATTGCCGTTCGTGCCGTCCGGGCTCGTCACGTTGTCGGCCGCATTCAGCCGGATGTCACTCCCGTCGTTTGCTGTAGCGAGCACGGTTGGAAAAGTGCCGGCGCTCGTCATTGAGGCGCTCGCCGTCGCGGCCGTCCTGAACGTGGCCGCAGGCTGGCAACTCGGTCTCATCGCGTTGCTCATCGTCCTCTATGCCGTTTGGCGCTTGCCTCAAAGGAGTGGCGAGAAGATATGACAGAACGCTTCGATGAAACGTTTGCCGCTCGATTTCTTGCGAAGCATTGACCAGTCGATGAGAATCGACTCATCAAAGTCTTTCAAGAACGCTTCGTGCAGCTGTTGGATGGATGACGTCTCGTACTGGGCAATTGTCATCTCATGGTTCAAATACATGCTCCTAAAATCAAAGTTAGCCGTCCCGACGAGCGCAATCTTGCCATCGATGAGGACGGTTTTTGCATGGATGAAATGACGATTGTATTTATAAATCCGAATGTTCCGTTTAAGCAGTTGCTCGAAATAATATTCGGTCGCATGGAAGCTGAACCATTCGTCTCCTTTTCCGGGGACAACGATTCGCACATCGATGCCACGCCGGCCGGCGACTTCTAACAGCGCGAGTAATTCAGGAGGAGGAATTAAATATGGCGTCGTAATCCAAATCGACTCCTTCGCCTCCATCAAAAGCGTAATGAGCCCGTCTCGGATCGTGACATCTTTCCCAGGAGACGTGACGAGTAGCTGTGTCGCCCCGTTGGCCGGCTGCGGGTCGTCGATGAAGTATTCTGGCAAATGTTTGCTGTCAGCGAACAAGTCCCAGCGCTCTGTATCGTCTTCGTGACCGGCATACAGCCAATTCTCGACGAACAAACGCTGCAGTTCCCGGACGAGCGGTCCTTCAAGACGCAGATGGGTATCACGCCAAAAGCCAAGTTTTTTATGTTTCCCTAGATATTCATCCCCGACGTTCAGTCCGCCGGTGTAAGCGATTCGTCCGTCGATGACGATCAACTTCTGATGATTGCGGAAGTTGGCGTTAAAGACAAGGAGCGGGTGGACGACCGGGTCGAACGCCTCGACGTGGACACGGGACTCTCGGAGCGGTTCGAGAAACGCTTCGCTAATCTCTTGACTGCCGAGACCGTCATACAAAAAGCGGACGGTGACGTTCTCGTTGGATCGTTTGATGAGAGCGTCACGAATTTTCAGCGAAATTTCATCGGTCCGGAATAGGTAATACTGGACGTGGATGTGGTGGGTCGCTTGCTCGATATCTTTAATCACCGCATCGAACTTTTCCTCGCCGTTGACGAGCAATTTTGTCGACGTGTGACCATCCGCCCCGGTCGCGCCGAGTTTTTCGAGTGTTCGCGTGAGCGGGAATCGATCCGCTACATTGTTTGCCGTCTCGATGCGTTCGGCCTCAATCGCTTGCCGGAACATACGAATCTCGGTCGAAGTTCGTTTGATGCGGCGGTGCCGTCGTGGTGTTCGGCCGAAGAGCACCCAAGCGAGGGCACCGAGAAACGGAATGAACAAGACGGCGAGCAACCAAGCGAGTTTGGCCTGTGGTTGGACGTGGTCGAACAAAATATACCAACCGACGATGAGCGGAATGAGAATGGCGGCACCAATTAGGAACGGGATGAGCCCATCAACCGAGTAAAGCAAACCAAGAAGGAAGATGCCGAGTACAATCATGATAAGGAGTTGCCAGACGCGTCGTTTCAACACGTACACCTTCTTTCTGTTCAGTTGTCATCACTGAATTCATTCCACCGTTTACACGTTCTTAATCTAAAAAACGTTTCATTGTGGGCGGCTAGGGAATTAACCGTACTGTACGACACAACGTAAAAGGGGTGTTCCTGATGAAAAAGAAAGGTGCATTGGCCGCGTCGCTCTTGGCGACGGGCATCATCCTCGGAGCTTGCGGGGGAGCAGACGAAGAACCGATGAATAACGAAGATACGGAAATGCAAGAAGATATGGATGAAGAGGAAGACGACTAAAAGAACGGCCTAGAGCGGATGCTCTAGGCCTTCATTGCGTCAAAGCGAATAAGGGGATGGCTTTCCGAAGTAATAGCCTTGGGCGAGGTCGAAGCCGAGTTCACGACAGACGTCGACTTCTTCGGCAC
This genomic interval carries:
- the murQ gene encoding N-acetylmuramic acid 6-phosphate etherase, with amino-acid sequence MVAMLDKLATERRNERTMHLDEMAVEEFLAVMNEEDQSVPHVIQEQLSVIADVTKRAIASFEKGGRLIYIGAGTSGRLGILDAAECVPTFGVSSDLVVGLIAGGERALIKAVEGAEDSKDLAVNDLKALHLNAKDTVVGIAASGRTPYVIGGLDYAREVGATTAALSCNKGSKISEHAEFKIEVETGPEVLTGSTRLKAGTAQKLVLNMISTASMIGVGKVYQNLMVDVQPTNEKLEVRAKRMIAEATGVDEQTAARYFDSSGGHVKTAIVMILADVPHAEAVERLERANGFVRDAL
- a CDS encoding dicarboxylate/amino acid:cation symporter, which gives rise to MSETKKILIGLALGVIVGLGLAGLSGNVYDIVNTYILSPVGTVFLNLIKMLVVPIVFFSIILGVMGLGDPKELGRVGSKALLFFLTTTALAIILAMGVASVIKPGERGDFPTTGLEFESTSTEESSNIVQTFVNMIPTNPIQALAEGNMLQIIVFAALIGFAMIALGERAKTWRRFVKQGDRIMMHLIHLVMKLAPYGAFALIASAIGGIGLDAVKAMAWYMFAVVLTLFLHSVLVYGGALVLLGKMSPVFFFKNFYEAITLAFSTSSSNATLPVSMELAQTKLGVPRSISSFVQPLGATVNMDGTAIMQGVATIFIAQVFAADLTMTELVTVVITAVLASIGTAGVPGVGLIMLALVLQSVNLPVEGIALIIGVDRILDMLRTSVNITGDATCAVVVSKLEEKHLPPVDEDAWDEVEAK
- a CDS encoding GNAT family N-acetyltransferase, producing the protein MIHVYDTTWREKVEAFLLQQRSFAALNGQTPETFRDENVSDFETEETVSLVFEERDVIAVADLLKKHPVDGSLWLGLFVGDERLHGTGVAQRLYEQLEHAYMRPFQPVFRLGVLPHNERARRFWERQGYVYEKDSVTARGDHVHVLKKVIV
- a CDS encoding DUF871 domain-containing protein, which produces MKGLSVYLSEPLTPQFKAWVGRMREIGFTSMFTSLHIPEDDASVYTDRLRDLGTFARELDMELFADIAPTSLAALGKTWDGAHTLTEWGVTGLRVDYGVTPKQVADLSARMTVALNASTLSEVELMEMKGCGLVTDNVEAWHNFYPRPETGLDRDWFDDKNDWLKRQGLSVQAFIPGDGTLRGPLFERLPTLEEHRTLSTFACYLDLPDSVDRILIGDPGLADETIEQFASHADGMLVLRAEAETTIEAAFYRVQTNRMDPARDVIRSVESRAYGRPGDRLLEPMAARPRPLGTITVDNANYGRYAGELQITKHDLVADERVNVLGRVIEADRPLIRAIGPGTKFRIEWC
- the cls gene encoding cardiolipin synthase, which gives rise to MYVLKRRVWQLLIMIVLGIFLLGLLYSVDGLIPFLIGAAILIPLIVGWYILFDHVQPQAKLAWLLAVLFIPFLGALAWVLFGRTPRRHRRIKRTSTEIRMFRQAIEAERIETANNVADRFPLTRTLEKLGATGADGHTSTKLLVNGEEKFDAVIKDIEQATHHIHVQYYLFRTDEISLKIRDALIKRSNENVTVRFLYDGLGSQEISEAFLEPLRESRVHVEAFDPVVHPLLVFNANFRNHQKLIVIDGRIAYTGGLNVGDEYLGKHKKLGFWRDTHLRLEGPLVRELQRLFVENWLYAGHEDDTERWDLFADSKHLPEYFIDDPQPANGATQLLVTSPGKDVTIRDGLITLLMEAKESIWITTPYLIPPPELLALLEVAGRRGIDVRIVVPGKGDEWFSFHATEYYFEQLLKRNIRIYKYNRHFIHAKTVLIDGKIALVGTANFDFRSMYLNHEMTIAQYETSSIQQLHEAFLKDFDESILIDWSMLRKKSSGKRFIEAFCHIFSPLL
- a CDS encoding TVP38/TMEM64 family protein; translated protein: MEWAALPIPLFVVISILLNMLIAVAGVLPSAFLTALNVQLLGFGPGVAVSIIGEAAGAVLSFILYRKALHRYTSPDGKRLRRLREAEGVEAWFLVLSLRLLPFVPSGLVTLSAAFSRMSLPSFAVASTVGKVPALVIEALAVAAVLNVAAGWQLGLIALLIVLYAVWRLPQRSGEKI
- a CDS encoding PTS transporter subunit EIIC produces the protein MKKEEVLAHAILEHVGGKDNIRQLAHCMTRVRLALKDPTKADLAALKQIDGVMGVIDDETLQIVVGPGTVNRVADHLSRETGLAIGEESVDANLTPDERAAIERQKVKDKQKSPFKRFLRRLGNIFIPLIPGLVASGIINGGANFAKNAGVDPTETWMQILLLLGSTVFAYLAILVGWNTAKEFGGTPVLGAIAGGILFNPMLADITIYGEPLVVGRGGLFGVIFAAWLMTYIEKHVRRFMPTAIDIIFTPLLTVLVVGFTALYAIMPVAGVLSDGIMQGLNAVLEIGGPVAGAVLAGFFLPLVMVGLHHGLTPIHLELLNTVGNTALLPILAMAGAGQVGAAIAIFVKTRNQRLRNIIKGAIPVGFLGIGEPLLYGVTLPLGRPFLTACMGAAVGGAFQASMQTAALGIGVSGLSLTPLIDNGMYLTYIAGLVISYTAGFIFTYFFGFKEEMADGI
- a CDS encoding YwhD family protein; the protein is MKEINFNIVADDSTDGHGGFGVGSLSLNNMSPVIIDVEAGTAVIDMGAMHAKSAIEKRIKFLTDPEAVPNGKPYWIVWVTVGRKPEGFYYGGIAACDMSIDLEARRGYKLLPYHVNQMDKSLKGRILIDMMDAPSRDVLAAFLKEHRPEIWEQSTELQTELVRLKAE